The window CCCGAATGATGCGATCCGCAAAGCGGATCTGCCGAAGGCAGCGCGCTTGGCAGTGACAGTTCGATTTCCAACATATCGAGATAGATATCGCGACCTGGATTGGCGACGGCAAAACAGACGACCCTCGCACCAGCAGAAATCATGTCTTCCAACCAATAACGAATAGAAGTAGTGAGTCTTTTAGCTTCGGGAAGTATTAATAAAGTATCTTCACCACTATTATCTAAAATCTCTTGTTTGAGAGCATCGACGGTTAAATCCTTCTCCCCTGTCGGTTCGCCATTTTTGTTAAATTGAGCTTCCGTCGTCGGAACATCTAACTGCATGGCAATGGCAATGAAGAACTTTTTGAGAGAACCCTTGTAAGTCGCGATCGCACTTTGAAATTCTCCCGATAATTCGGAGTGAAGAGAGAAGGCAAAATCACTCTTACCCGTTCCAGCTTCACCCAGTACCAAGATTGAATTACCAGCCCGAACCGCATTACAGACTTTTGAAAAGGTTTCGGGTTCTAGGCTACAGTTGTTAGGTTTGTATGTTTTACCTGACACCTGACACCTAATAAGCTGTTATGCATTTAAACTGTGATAATAGCATTACCTTTGTTTTTGAGTTTTCGTCCCCATTTAATAATTAATTCTCCTTCATTTAAAAGTTGATGTAACAAGAGTTCTAATTCTTCAATTGATTTAAAAAGTCTACCCGCAATATATTCTTTGGCTGAATGCCACACTAATTCAATTAGATTATAATCTGGGCTATATTCTGGCAAATACTCTAAATGTATATTAGGCATTTCTGTTTCTATTTTTTTGATACATTCTTCTTTTTTGTGAAAACTAGCATTATCAAGAATAATGACTATTTTTGCTCCTTTCTCAGCAAAGTCTTCCTTTTGATTTCCTGCTTCAATCCATTCAGTAATTATCTCTTGATAAAATATTTTTAGAACTTCATAGAAATTATTACTATTGCTTTTGTTTAAGAAATCCACAAATCTTTTTTTGTCTGAGTATCTTAACGCTCCCATCACATTTACTCGACCTTTTCGTCTGTCTCCTCTCACTTTTTTGCGCTTTCCTTTGAGACACCAATTCTTGCGTCTAATTACTCTTAAACTAAATCCAGACTCGTCCCAAAACCATACCTGGAGACGTTCAGGCTTTTCCTTTTCGAT is drawn from Stanieria cyanosphaera PCC 7437 and contains these coding sequences:
- a CDS encoding ATP-binding protein, whose amino-acid sequence is MSGKTYKPNNCSLEPETFSKVCNAVRAGNSILVLGEAGTGKSDFAFSLHSELSGEFQSAIATYKGSLKKFFIAIAMQLDVPTTEAQFNKNGEPTGEKDLTVDALKQEILDNSGEDTLLILPEAKRLTTSIRYWLEDMISAGARVVCFAVANPGRDIYLDMLEIELSLPSALPSADPLCGSHHSGSDGS
- a CDS encoding IS630 family transposase, whose amino-acid sequence is MPAKNYLTSEQQKKLQKALKREEKGDIRERILILLLLNNGKTQSEIAEFIGCSKNKVCYWCVHGDPDNLESLKDERMKGNHQKATKKYIEILLETIEKNPEELGYEFGRWSAQRLAKYLEEITGIKLSGSQVRRILSRKKYGYLWAKYSLDFQRNPQKREAFKEKLKEYLKIEKEKPERLQVWFWDESGFSLRVIRRKNWCLKGKRKKVRGDRRKGRVNVMGALRYSDKKRFVDFLNKSNSNNFYEVLKIFYQEIITEWIEAGNQKEDFAEKGAKIVIILDNASFHKKEECIKKIETEMPNIHLEYLPEYSPDYNLIELVWHSAKEYIAGRLFKSIEELELLLHQLLNEGELIIKWGRKLKNKGNAIITV